A single genomic interval of Granulicella tundricola MP5ACTX9 harbors:
- a CDS encoding tetratricopeptide repeat protein, with the protein MMVTKILRVAWICGTWLLATGMSRAQSPEVQLAFQHGASFLHEGRNADAEREFRSAIRLDPKLPEAYLDLGLVLGREGKMAEAIETIRKALELNSHLESANMFLGIFQYQTGQTDAAISSLHQEIALNPKNEEALSWLGIAELASGRPELAVGPLDAASELSPDDLNLLEYRGRAHSQVAQASYARMAKLQPDAWQVHKVRAELFSADNKDREAIAEYQAALVHESRNPDLYEGLGDAFRHLNELEQAQKAYLQELTLSPQNPIAMYNLGSTDIDLGDYAGGIPLLTAMLKVYRSSPKAEYYLGRGLAENGQNAQAAAMLERSSQGDLNGEVGKRSYYELARLYRKMHKPEDAQRALAAYDHLRERDEKQKADTLSDWRKLSGSGGSPASTQSPTP; encoded by the coding sequence ATGATGGTTACAAAAATACTGCGTGTGGCATGGATCTGTGGGACCTGGCTGCTGGCGACGGGGATGAGCCGTGCGCAGTCGCCAGAGGTGCAACTGGCCTTTCAGCATGGAGCGTCCTTTCTTCATGAAGGACGTAATGCGGATGCAGAACGGGAGTTTCGCTCAGCCATCCGGCTCGATCCGAAGCTGCCTGAGGCTTATCTCGATCTTGGCCTCGTTCTGGGACGGGAGGGGAAGATGGCTGAGGCGATCGAGACGATCCGCAAGGCCTTGGAACTCAACTCGCACCTGGAATCGGCGAACATGTTTCTGGGGATCTTCCAGTACCAGACGGGGCAGACGGACGCGGCGATTAGCTCTCTTCACCAGGAGATTGCGCTTAATCCCAAGAACGAAGAGGCATTGTCCTGGCTGGGGATCGCGGAGCTGGCTTCAGGTCGGCCGGAGCTTGCGGTTGGTCCGCTCGACGCAGCCTCTGAGCTCTCACCAGACGATCTGAATTTGCTGGAATACCGGGGGCGCGCCCATAGCCAGGTAGCCCAGGCAAGCTATGCCCGCATGGCGAAGCTGCAGCCGGACGCATGGCAGGTTCACAAGGTGCGAGCGGAACTCTTTTCAGCAGATAACAAGGATCGTGAGGCGATCGCAGAGTATCAAGCGGCACTGGTGCATGAAAGCCGGAATCCCGATCTGTATGAAGGGTTGGGGGATGCGTTTCGACATCTCAATGAACTGGAGCAGGCACAAAAGGCTTACCTGCAGGAACTCACACTGTCCCCGCAGAATCCGATTGCGATGTACAACCTCGGGAGCACGGATATCGATCTGGGCGACTACGCGGGTGGCATTCCGCTGCTGACAGCCATGTTGAAGGTCTACCGAAGTTCACCCAAAGCCGAGTATTACCTGGGCAGAGGTCTCGCTGAGAATGGGCAGAACGCCCAGGCGGCTGCAATGCTGGAACGAAGCTCACAGGGTGATCTCAATGGTGAGGTAGGGAAGCGGTCCTACTATGAACTGGCCCGGCTCTACAGAAAGATGCACAAGCCTGAAGATGCTCAAAGAGCCTTGGCGGCTTACGACCATTTACGAGAACGCGACGAGAAGCAGAAGGCAGATACTCTTAGCGACTGGCGGAAGCTTAGCGGATCGGGTGGCTCTCCGGCTTCCACTCAGTCGCCCACACCGTGA
- a CDS encoding CRTAC1 family protein, whose translation MKAGWLHVSCLLVGLQISAKAQTSVVPPVKAASPATASTSTAAVPGLFVDTASKLGVTFTGFAQHTPTKYLIETMGSGVATFDYDNDGLLDIFFVNGAAVLDPAPKGTVPSKTGPAEWNRLYHQRKDGSFEDVTEKAGLQGVGYGMGVAVGDYDNDGFEDLFVTGYGGNHLYHNNGNGTFTDVTEPSGTGGSTTPGQTWSTSAAWVDLDNDGLLDLVVLRYVKWDWEDVWCGEYRPGYRAFCHPDIFPAIAPLVYHNDGKGRFTEISAKTGLNLPGKGLGIALADFDRDGKIDIAIANDSMPEFLYHNKGNGQFEETGMLAEIAVDGDGRTYAGMGIDAQDYNNDGLPDLIITNLANQKYAMYRNNGDGSFTYDTYMSGLARMSHLHSGWGIHFFDYDNDGLKDFLVAQGHDLDTVELNYPQLHYKEPMMLAHNSGQGFVDVSKSSGAVFAETWVGRGLAVGDLDNDGRLDAVVSTNGGLAHILHNEIKTSNHWLILNLVGHTSNRDAIGAEIELTTSAGKQMVTVSTAGSYLSSNDKRAHFGLGPDTGAKTIRIRWPSGVVQVLEHIAGDQVLKIDEPARTPSHQTPK comes from the coding sequence ATGAAAGCCGGGTGGCTGCACGTCAGTTGCCTACTCGTAGGACTGCAGATTTCAGCCAAGGCCCAGACGTCAGTCGTGCCTCCTGTGAAGGCGGCCTCCCCAGCCACGGCTTCGACCTCCACCGCAGCCGTTCCCGGTCTCTTCGTGGACACTGCTTCGAAGCTTGGCGTCACTTTCACAGGTTTTGCTCAACACACGCCGACCAAGTACCTGATTGAAACGATGGGTTCTGGCGTTGCCACCTTCGATTACGACAATGATGGCTTGCTCGATATCTTCTTCGTCAACGGAGCAGCGGTTCTCGATCCCGCTCCCAAGGGCACTGTTCCCAGCAAGACGGGACCTGCGGAGTGGAATCGACTCTACCATCAGCGCAAAGACGGCAGCTTTGAAGACGTAACAGAAAAGGCTGGACTGCAAGGTGTCGGATACGGGATGGGAGTAGCCGTGGGCGACTACGACAACGATGGCTTTGAAGATCTCTTCGTCACCGGTTATGGCGGCAACCATCTCTATCACAACAATGGGAATGGAACCTTTACCGATGTAACGGAGCCTTCAGGCACCGGAGGATCCACAACGCCGGGCCAGACCTGGTCCACATCAGCCGCATGGGTCGACCTCGATAACGATGGCCTGCTTGACCTAGTCGTCCTCCGCTACGTCAAGTGGGATTGGGAGGACGTCTGGTGCGGAGAGTATCGCCCAGGCTACCGCGCCTTCTGCCATCCTGACATCTTTCCCGCCATTGCACCGCTGGTATACCACAACGACGGCAAAGGCCGTTTCACGGAAATAAGCGCAAAGACGGGCCTCAACCTACCAGGCAAAGGCCTTGGCATCGCTCTCGCAGACTTTGACCGTGACGGAAAGATCGACATAGCCATTGCAAACGACTCCATGCCGGAGTTTCTCTACCACAACAAGGGAAACGGCCAGTTTGAAGAAACAGGGATGTTAGCTGAAATTGCTGTGGATGGTGATGGCCGGACCTATGCCGGCATGGGCATCGATGCCCAGGACTACAACAACGACGGCCTTCCTGACCTGATCATCACCAATCTCGCAAATCAGAAATATGCGATGTATCGCAACAACGGGGACGGCTCGTTCACCTACGACACATACATGAGCGGTCTCGCCCGCATGTCGCATCTCCACTCAGGTTGGGGGATCCACTTCTTCGACTACGACAACGATGGACTCAAAGACTTCCTCGTCGCCCAGGGTCATGATCTCGACACCGTCGAATTGAATTACCCACAACTGCATTACAAAGAGCCCATGATGCTCGCGCACAACTCCGGACAGGGTTTCGTCGATGTCTCGAAGTCATCAGGAGCAGTCTTCGCGGAAACATGGGTCGGCCGAGGTCTGGCAGTGGGCGATCTCGACAACGATGGGCGATTGGACGCCGTAGTCTCCACCAATGGGGGGCTTGCCCATATTCTCCACAATGAGATCAAAACCAGCAATCACTGGCTGATCCTCAACCTGGTAGGCCATACTTCGAATCGAGATGCCATCGGCGCAGAGATTGAACTGACCACCTCCGCAGGCAAACAGATGGTCACCGTCTCCACCGCTGGCAGCTATCTCTCTTCCAATGACAAGCGAGCCCACTTCGGCCTGGGACCGGATACTGGAGCCAAAACCATCAGGATTCGCTGGCCCAGCGGCGTAGTCCAGGTGCTGGAGCACATCGCTGGGGACCAGGTACTCAAGATCGACGAGCCTGCCCGAACGCCATCCCATCAGACGCCCAAATGA
- a CDS encoding TonB-dependent receptor, which produces MRNYLGVFKYVAAVVLLYCGVVSAFSQTNQGVIAGNVLDSTGAAMPNVTITAKSEETGSSYETKSTSAGSYRFPSIQLGRYTITTSSPGFRPSANTGVEVRVGTVTSLDINISAGGANETITVAADSPQVETQSSDVGGTVTTQQIIELPLALGGVGNLRSPEAFVFLIPGTAGPGTGNSPNGIFISKIGGGQNFGNEVLLDGASQTRSENGSSFDEEAPSVEAISEFKVTTSTPSAEFGRTSGGIENFVTKQGTNKIHGSAFDIFRNEDLNANGWFNNGFKAFYQSQGNPIEGTYNRGNDKQNDYGGSIGGPAVIPHLYNGKDKTFFFFSWEQYRHTLGGAITSTVLTTPERGGDFSDQLGSQKLDAAGNPILNPCDGTPLYNGEIFDPLTTRTVGGVPCRTAFASGGKLNVIPAGRISPLTSKLLAYYPTPTSPGISNNYTLNTSSPISNTTYTIRVDHSLGPHDKLFGSYSTRQNTHNSPTNFQLPSPVTPNVQTQNFITHFGRGGWDHIFTPSLLNHLNLGYNRSNSINGSIESGTGINYAQQLGIPNIVGGFPVINVTGYVSLSRNQNDDNIDNGIRFNDSVSWQKGRNSFKFGVDYRYQQYSSIAHDQENGYFNFNGNQTKAAKLSPYQDGTGLGGASFFLGAFDSAGATINTHQPRWISNYWAGFIQDDFKVSKELVLNIGIRYDIDQPRRESVNDTSNFSPTAIDPHSGLPGALVFGTTCNCNTRWADTWYKDIAPRVGFAYSPSSWNNKLSVRAGFATLYAPLQYSDFGGSETAGFSLPIQQNSDGFTNAYSIDNGLNPYAIKPNLDPGLFSNGNSAAPANFSNYIKPSYGRPAQVNQWNLQVQQEVAKDLIATIGYIGSAGSHLKSGIENVNNIPTSAFGLGDILNRPFSTYAPVSGVKSPYATFNTNANYYQALRPFPQYDFIATDCCLQNVGHSSYEAMIATLERRFSQGLNLQASYTWAKSITNADSALPGTNAGVNQEQDPANPKSIKALSIQDIPHTFVVSYIYELPFGKGKAFGNFSSPFLRSAVSGFKIGAVQRYQSGQPTSFGCADGIPGFQNCIAFSRVPGSSLKSPAFNHIDPFRQLRANYPNVGSDPNVDSEFNGLTNTGNAAYSQFQKAPAIYSQNNSINRSARAVQSGNCATCDNGAFQFGNIPRVTAELRNYKYLNEDFSFLKETPFGEGSSFILKIELLNAFNRHVFGTPDTQPYDYTFGVPTYTINGPRQMQITGRIQF; this is translated from the coding sequence GTGAGAAATTATTTGGGTGTGTTCAAGTACGTCGCAGCCGTTGTCCTGCTCTATTGCGGAGTGGTCTCAGCCTTCAGCCAGACCAATCAGGGCGTGATCGCCGGCAATGTCCTTGACTCCACCGGAGCCGCGATGCCCAACGTCACCATCACGGCGAAGAGTGAAGAGACCGGCTCGAGCTACGAAACCAAGTCCACCAGCGCCGGCAGCTACCGCTTCCCTTCCATCCAGCTTGGTCGTTACACCATCACGACGAGCTCACCTGGCTTCAGGCCGTCCGCCAATACCGGCGTTGAGGTTCGCGTTGGAACGGTAACCTCGCTCGACATCAACATCTCCGCCGGTGGGGCAAATGAGACGATAACGGTCGCAGCAGACTCCCCCCAGGTAGAAACTCAGTCCTCCGACGTCGGCGGCACAGTGACCACTCAGCAAATCATCGAGCTTCCCCTTGCACTCGGTGGGGTTGGTAACCTGCGTTCCCCCGAAGCGTTCGTCTTCCTCATTCCAGGGACTGCGGGTCCTGGAACAGGTAACAGCCCCAACGGAATTTTCATCTCCAAAATCGGCGGAGGACAAAACTTCGGCAACGAGGTACTCCTTGACGGCGCCTCTCAGACCCGCTCTGAGAACGGGTCTTCCTTCGACGAAGAAGCTCCCTCGGTCGAGGCCATTTCAGAATTCAAGGTAACGACCAGCACCCCCAGCGCGGAGTTCGGCCGCACTTCCGGCGGAATTGAAAACTTTGTAACGAAACAGGGCACGAACAAAATTCACGGCTCTGCATTTGACATCTTCCGAAATGAAGATCTCAATGCCAATGGCTGGTTTAACAACGGCTTCAAAGCGTTCTACCAATCGCAGGGTAACCCGATCGAGGGCACGTACAACCGTGGCAACGACAAACAAAACGATTACGGCGGCAGCATTGGCGGTCCGGCCGTCATCCCTCACCTTTACAACGGCAAGGACAAGACATTCTTCTTCTTTTCCTGGGAGCAATATCGCCACACGCTTGGTGGCGCCATCACCAGCACCGTCCTTACCACTCCTGAACGTGGCGGAGACTTCAGCGATCAGCTCGGCTCTCAGAAACTGGACGCCGCAGGGAACCCGATTCTGAATCCCTGCGACGGCACCCCGCTCTACAACGGCGAGATCTTCGATCCTCTGACCACCAGGACAGTGGGAGGTGTTCCCTGCCGGACGGCATTCGCCAGTGGCGGGAAGCTCAACGTCATCCCAGCCGGGCGCATTAGCCCGCTAACCTCGAAGCTCCTGGCCTACTACCCGACTCCCACTTCGCCGGGTATTTCTAACAACTACACCCTTAATACGTCCAGCCCAATCAGCAATACCACCTATACCATTCGTGTGGACCATAGCCTTGGACCTCACGATAAACTCTTTGGTTCATACAGCACACGCCAGAACACCCATAACAGCCCGACGAACTTCCAGTTACCTTCGCCAGTCACGCCTAACGTGCAGACACAGAACTTTATCACCCATTTTGGGCGCGGAGGATGGGATCATATCTTCACTCCTAGCCTCCTCAACCACCTGAATCTTGGCTACAACCGCTCCAATTCCATCAACGGTTCGATTGAATCCGGCACCGGCATCAACTACGCCCAGCAGCTTGGCATTCCAAACATCGTCGGCGGCTTCCCTGTGATCAACGTAACCGGCTACGTCTCACTCAGCCGTAATCAGAACGACGACAACATCGACAACGGTATTCGCTTCAATGATTCCGTAAGCTGGCAAAAGGGGCGGAACAGCTTCAAGTTCGGAGTGGACTACCGCTACCAGCAGTACTCCAGCATTGCCCACGATCAGGAGAACGGCTACTTCAACTTCAATGGGAACCAGACGAAGGCCGCAAAGCTGAGCCCCTACCAGGACGGGACAGGCCTTGGCGGAGCGAGCTTCTTCCTCGGCGCGTTCGATTCGGCAGGCGCCACCATCAATACCCACCAGCCGCGTTGGATTTCAAACTACTGGGCCGGCTTCATTCAAGACGATTTCAAGGTCTCGAAGGAACTCGTATTGAATATCGGTATTCGCTACGACATCGACCAGCCCCGCAGAGAATCAGTTAACGACACGTCGAACTTTAGCCCCACAGCAATCGATCCCCACAGCGGCCTGCCCGGAGCGCTCGTCTTCGGCACGACATGCAACTGCAATACCCGTTGGGCCGATACCTGGTACAAGGACATCGCTCCTCGCGTCGGCTTTGCCTACTCGCCCTCTTCGTGGAACAACAAGCTTTCGGTCCGTGCTGGTTTCGCAACCCTCTACGCACCGCTACAGTACTCGGACTTCGGAGGTTCGGAAACCGCAGGCTTCTCTCTCCCCATCCAGCAGAATAGTGATGGATTCACGAATGCGTATTCTATCGATAACGGTCTGAATCCATACGCAATCAAACCGAACCTGGACCCTGGTCTCTTCAGCAATGGGAACTCTGCCGCTCCCGCAAACTTCAGCAACTACATCAAGCCGTCCTACGGTCGTCCCGCTCAGGTCAACCAGTGGAACCTGCAGGTTCAGCAGGAGGTCGCCAAGGACCTGATCGCGACCATTGGCTACATCGGTTCGGCCGGTTCTCACCTCAAATCGGGCATTGAAAACGTCAACAATATCCCCACCTCGGCCTTTGGCTTGGGCGATATTCTCAACCGTCCCTTCTCAACCTATGCCCCGGTCAGCGGTGTCAAGTCGCCTTACGCGACCTTCAACACCAACGCGAACTACTATCAGGCACTTCGCCCATTCCCACAGTATGACTTCATCGCAACGGATTGCTGCCTTCAGAATGTCGGCCATTCGTCCTATGAAGCCATGATCGCTACCCTCGAGCGCCGCTTCTCACAGGGCCTTAACCTCCAGGCCTCCTATACCTGGGCCAAGTCGATCACCAACGCTGACTCAGCTCTTCCTGGAACCAACGCCGGCGTCAACCAGGAACAGGACCCAGCCAATCCGAAGAGCATCAAGGCTCTCTCGATCCAGGACATCCCGCATACCTTCGTCGTCAGCTACATCTATGAACTGCCGTTCGGAAAAGGAAAAGCATTCGGCAACTTCAGCAGTCCCTTCCTGAGGTCAGCGGTGAGCGGCTTCAAGATTGGTGCCGTGCAACGCTATCAGTCGGGCCAACCGACCTCCTTTGGTTGCGCCGATGGTATCCCGGGATTTCAAAACTGCATCGCCTTTAGTCGCGTCCCGGGCTCAAGCCTCAAGAGCCCCGCCTTCAATCATATTGATCCGTTCCGCCAGCTCAGAGCCAACTATCCAAACGTTGGCTCCGACCCTAACGTGGATAGCGAGTTCAACGGACTTACCAATACCGGTAACGCCGCGTACTCGCAATTCCAAAAGGCCCCAGCCATCTATAGCCAGAACAACAGCATCAACAGGAGCGCCAGAGCGGTTCAGTCCGGAAACTGCGCGACCTGCGACAACGGAGCCTTCCAGTTCGGAAACATCCCCCGCGTCACAGCCGAGCTTCGCAACTACAAGTACCTCAACGAGGATTTCAGCTTCCTGAAAGAAACGCCCTTTGGCGAAGGATCCTCCTTCATTCTGAAGATAGAGCTTCTCAACGCCTTCAACCGCCACGTCTTCGGAACACCGGATACCCAGCCCTACGACTACACCTTCGGTGTCCCGACTTACACCATCAACGGACCACGCCAGATGCAGATCACGGGCCGTATCCAGTTCTAG
- a CDS encoding tetratricopeptide repeat protein, producing the protein MAVLCAPKSPAQNAPPPSLAKAQENFSAKHYKEAATQSAWLAEHALDPHLRLTAQLLEAKSLVNLPDLPAAEAVLDRYILATPRSSEALYLLGFVLQRENKPKESLAIYTRAAAISPPQPNDLKLVALDYVLLNDYPDAILWLKRSLDGDPANAEAWYFLGRAKMQGGDFVEAEKAFRRALTLAPNDSRALDNLGLSLAAQNRTEDAAQAYKDAIASQPSDHATSEQPFLNLGTLLNDENHSSEALPLLQRAAEIAPRSVRCQEELSRAYLATGNQPEAIASLQRALALDGSNPSLHFRLGQLYRKAGMTEKATAEIQLSSRLYGTHSTAQPQ; encoded by the coding sequence ATGGCCGTGCTTTGTGCTCCCAAATCACCCGCACAAAATGCGCCGCCACCCTCCCTCGCCAAAGCCCAGGAGAACTTCTCCGCAAAACACTACAAAGAAGCGGCGACTCAATCCGCCTGGCTGGCCGAACACGCGCTTGATCCGCATCTTCGTCTTACCGCCCAACTCCTGGAGGCCAAGTCCCTGGTCAACCTCCCGGACCTCCCTGCGGCCGAGGCGGTCCTCGATCGCTACATCTTGGCCACGCCACGGTCGTCGGAGGCTCTGTACCTTCTTGGCTTCGTCCTGCAGCGTGAAAACAAGCCGAAAGAGTCCCTTGCTATCTACACCCGGGCCGCAGCCATCTCGCCTCCCCAGCCGAATGACCTCAAGCTCGTCGCTCTTGACTACGTTCTCCTCAACGACTACCCGGATGCCATCCTATGGCTCAAACGATCTCTCGATGGTGATCCTGCCAATGCGGAAGCCTGGTACTTTCTGGGCCGTGCGAAGATGCAGGGCGGCGACTTCGTCGAAGCGGAAAAGGCCTTCCGTCGCGCTCTCACCCTTGCTCCAAACGATTCAAGGGCCTTGGATAACCTTGGCCTCTCGTTAGCCGCCCAGAATCGCACTGAGGATGCTGCACAGGCGTACAAAGATGCGATCGCCAGCCAGCCCTCAGACCACGCCACGTCCGAGCAGCCTTTTCTCAATCTGGGCACGTTGCTGAACGACGAGAATCACTCCAGCGAGGCGCTCCCGCTCCTCCAACGCGCCGCAGAGATCGCGCCACGTAGCGTCCGTTGCCAGGAAGAGCTGTCTCGAGCTTATCTCGCCACTGGAAATCAGCCGGAAGCGATTGCCTCCTTGCAGCGCGCACTGGCCTTGGATGGGTCCAATCCGAGTCTTCATTTTCGCCTTGGGCAGCTCTACCGCAAGGCCGGAATGACCGAAAAGGCAACCGCCGAAATCCAACTTAGCTCCCGTCTTTACGGCACTCATTCCACCGCACAGCCGCAGTAG
- a CDS encoding glycoside hydrolase 5 family protein, whose translation MGANFIPSNAINELEMFQAATFDPAKNDHELGLAESLGMNTVRVFLQDQLWQQDPAGFKKRLDTFLTIAAKHHIRPLLVLFDSCWETDPHLGPQHPPIPGIHNSGWVQSPGKARLLDVGVEPELKAYVVGVVGAFASDSRILGWDVWNEPDNGGGDKAEDVPAKVRRVNQLLPKAFAWARSAKPTQPLTSGVWTGDWSDPGKESETTKIQLAESDVISFHNYDWPEGFEARIKELQPLHRPIICTEYMARGAGSTFDGTLPIAKKYNVAVINWGLVAGKTQTYLPWDSWQRPYVLIQPTIWFHEVFRNDGTPYRQHEVDLIRQMTGRGTAPSVPSTAGASQ comes from the coding sequence GTGGGTGCGAACTTCATTCCATCGAACGCAATCAACGAGCTTGAGATGTTCCAGGCCGCGACCTTCGATCCTGCCAAGAACGACCACGAGCTTGGACTCGCAGAATCATTGGGCATGAACACCGTCCGCGTCTTCTTGCAGGATCAGCTCTGGCAGCAGGATCCAGCAGGCTTCAAGAAGCGGCTCGACACCTTCCTCACCATCGCGGCCAAACATCATATCCGCCCCCTCCTGGTGCTCTTCGACTCCTGCTGGGAGACCGATCCTCACCTTGGCCCACAACACCCGCCAATCCCCGGCATTCACAACTCCGGATGGGTTCAGAGCCCCGGCAAGGCTCGGCTTCTTGATGTCGGCGTTGAGCCTGAGCTCAAGGCCTACGTGGTTGGGGTAGTGGGTGCCTTTGCGAGCGACTCCCGCATCCTGGGCTGGGACGTCTGGAACGAACCGGACAACGGCGGTGGCGATAAAGCGGAGGATGTACCGGCGAAAGTGCGCCGGGTAAACCAGCTTCTTCCCAAGGCTTTCGCTTGGGCGCGTTCGGCGAAACCCACGCAGCCACTGACCAGCGGTGTCTGGACCGGAGACTGGTCTGATCCGGGTAAGGAGAGCGAAACAACTAAGATTCAACTTGCTGAATCTGACGTCATCTCGTTCCACAACTATGACTGGCCGGAAGGCTTCGAGGCCCGCATCAAGGAGCTTCAACCACTCCATCGACCTATCATCTGCACGGAATATATGGCACGCGGCGCTGGCTCTACCTTCGATGGCACCCTTCCCATTGCAAAGAAATATAACGTTGCAGTGATCAACTGGGGCCTGGTCGCCGGCAAGACCCAGACATACCTCCCTTGGGATTCCTGGCAACGCCCGTATGTCCTGATTCAGCCCACCATCTGGTTCCATGAGGTCTTCCGCAACGACGGAACGCCCTACCGCCAGCACGAAGTGGACCTCATTCGCCAAATGACCGGGCGCGGCACTGCTCCTTCCGTTCCTTCAACCGCGGGGGCTTCTCAATGA
- a CDS encoding beta-L-arabinofuranosidase domain-containing protein produces the protein MRNRAPLTPNQFDPLPLGAIEPRGWLRDQLEIQAKGLTGHLDEFWADVSQKSAWLGGDGEAWERGPYFVDGLLPLAYELKDQKLIEKANAWVEWTLTHQRPDGEIGPTSNSDWWPRMVMLKVLTQYEEATGDPRVEPLMTRYFTYELAELPKRPLTSWGRYRWQDNVLTVLWLYNRTGDPRLMELARLLREQGFDWKESFKSFPFKGKQTAQSLGLDRTHDNTDRAMQAHGVNNAMALKASPLSYVLTGHAGDRAAVYQQIGELERYHLLPNGMYSGDEHLAGDNPSQGVELCTVVESMFSWELNLAVLGDARFADRLERIAFNALPGTISDDMWSHQYDQQPNQVACTRGQRQWSSNGPDSNLFGLEPHFGCCTANMHQGWPKFAESLWMGTADGGLVATAYAPNRVTIELPGKESGAHQPKTFTLDEETNYPFDGMLRFTVHTGRPASLPIVLRIPGWAAAAKLTINDGATETIRPGCPQAAYDGRLHGSGANGTPDGCLFHTIRRTWKEGDRFELLLPLEPKVTRWYRGSVAVERGPLLFSLKMEQDWKKLDQHAELSADWQITSETPWNYALAVDANNPGRTISVKTDLLGPVPFSSQQVPVQLTVYGRLDPAWTLFEGSAGPLPESPVSSSAPLVPLVLVPYAAAKLRITAFPLLDMPENRAEVQSH, from the coding sequence GTGCGGAATCGCGCACCGCTGACACCCAATCAGTTTGATCCGCTTCCGCTCGGCGCCATTGAGCCGCGCGGGTGGTTGCGCGATCAACTCGAGATTCAGGCGAAGGGGCTTACCGGGCATCTTGATGAATTCTGGGCGGACGTGAGCCAAAAGAGCGCATGGCTGGGCGGCGATGGGGAGGCGTGGGAGCGTGGACCTTACTTTGTAGATGGACTGCTGCCACTTGCTTATGAGCTCAAGGACCAGAAACTCATCGAAAAGGCGAACGCATGGGTGGAATGGACACTGACCCATCAACGTCCGGATGGAGAGATTGGCCCGACAAGCAATAGCGATTGGTGGCCCCGCATGGTCATGCTCAAGGTACTGACTCAGTACGAGGAGGCTACCGGTGATCCTCGCGTCGAGCCGCTGATGACTCGCTACTTCACGTATGAGCTAGCAGAGTTACCGAAGCGACCACTTACAAGCTGGGGGAGGTATCGGTGGCAGGACAATGTTTTAACTGTTCTATGGCTCTATAACCGCACCGGTGATCCCAGGCTGATGGAACTTGCCAGGCTGCTGCGGGAGCAAGGATTCGATTGGAAGGAGAGCTTCAAAAGCTTTCCGTTCAAGGGTAAGCAGACGGCCCAGAGCCTTGGACTAGACCGCACGCACGACAACACGGACAGAGCGATGCAGGCGCACGGCGTCAACAATGCCATGGCGCTGAAGGCATCTCCACTCAGCTACGTGCTCACGGGCCACGCGGGAGATCGCGCCGCTGTCTATCAGCAGATCGGCGAGCTGGAGCGCTATCACCTGCTACCAAACGGCATGTATTCCGGCGACGAACATCTTGCAGGGGACAACCCTTCGCAGGGCGTTGAGCTTTGTACAGTCGTGGAGAGCATGTTCTCGTGGGAGCTCAATCTTGCAGTGCTCGGGGACGCACGGTTTGCAGACCGGCTGGAGCGTATTGCCTTCAATGCTCTGCCGGGCACGATCTCCGATGACATGTGGTCTCATCAGTACGATCAGCAGCCGAACCAAGTGGCGTGTACTCGGGGACAGCGGCAGTGGAGCTCAAACGGGCCGGACTCGAACCTTTTTGGACTGGAGCCGCACTTCGGATGTTGTACGGCGAATATGCATCAGGGTTGGCCGAAGTTTGCTGAGAGCCTCTGGATGGGAACGGCGGATGGAGGGCTCGTCGCAACGGCATATGCTCCGAATCGAGTGACGATCGAGCTGCCTGGGAAGGAGTCAGGCGCTCACCAGCCAAAGACGTTCACTTTGGATGAAGAGACGAACTATCCGTTCGATGGGATGTTGCGCTTTACCGTCCATACGGGACGACCTGCCTCGTTGCCCATTGTGCTTCGCATACCCGGTTGGGCGGCGGCGGCAAAGCTGACCATCAATGATGGAGCCACAGAGACGATTCGCCCAGGCTGTCCTCAAGCTGCTTACGATGGCCGGCTGCATGGATCTGGGGCTAACGGTACTCCGGATGGATGTCTGTTTCACACCATCCGGCGCACATGGAAAGAGGGCGATCGTTTTGAGCTGTTGCTTCCGCTTGAACCGAAGGTGACGCGCTGGTATCGCGGCTCCGTCGCAGTGGAACGCGGGCCGCTGCTCTTCTCGCTCAAGATGGAGCAGGACTGGAAGAAATTGGATCAGCATGCGGAACTTTCCGCAGACTGGCAGATTACGTCCGAGACACCCTGGAACTATGCTCTTGCTGTGGATGCCAACAATCCGGGCCGAACGATTTCAGTCAAGACAGACTTGCTGGGGCCGGTGCCGTTCAGCTCGCAACAGGTTCCGGTACAACTCACCGTCTATGGCCGTCTTGATCCTGCCTGGACCCTGTTTGAGGGCTCGGCTGGTCCGCTCCCCGAAAGCCCTGTAAGTTCTTCAGCACCATTAGTTCCGCTGGTCCTGGTCCCGTACGCGGCGGCCAAACTTCGCATCACGGCTTTCCCCTTACTTGACATGCCAGAGAACAGGGCCGAGGTACAAAGTCATTAG